In the Arthrobacter sp. 31Y genome, one interval contains:
- a CDS encoding AAA family ATPase, whose amino-acid sequence MSTNWNIPTTTDQKHSLQQDLRNRSNSRICTQILWKTLGFDIPVVETMEEVSALGDKGLPSYLKDPATGLTQFGPALLWDDHTNYLAELKTEFLKAQSEEEDADLRAQNRLKSVTDMLKTPEIDWLVQDKIHRSGLFQIFGASYTGKTLLILDLTMSWCAGLPEWQGYKLNNDGKPQDAVYVAAEGGAALSVHVDAWLKYHKDVDPSRLNGLLFLDGGEGHHMFLGIGKEQPDPEDGFMRLAREINEAEINPSLVVFDTQIDLAPGIDENSNTDMVGVLREVKRLGDSLGFMAIVVHHTGHDGNKARGASGMMGKCDVQAKLTSIGERSGKAKLEWTKVKGRAQPEDTISYKISGYKELDWLDSEGAVCVPLSKLEQAYAVQEATRPTDELQRNIMNAINIGKTSSRAIAEEIGINKDSPKLREALVWMQEANLITKTGSGPKTAYSLSAMSVSPSEY is encoded by the coding sequence ATGAGCACCAACTGGAACATCCCAACAACAACTGATCAGAAGCACTCGCTACAGCAAGACCTCAGGAACCGCAGCAACAGCCGCATTTGCACACAGATTCTGTGGAAGACGCTTGGCTTCGATATTCCCGTCGTAGAGACGATGGAGGAAGTAAGCGCACTAGGAGATAAGGGACTCCCCTCCTACCTGAAAGACCCAGCAACCGGCCTGACACAGTTTGGCCCGGCTCTCCTGTGGGACGATCACACGAACTACCTTGCGGAACTGAAAACAGAGTTCCTGAAAGCACAGTCCGAAGAGGAAGACGCGGACCTACGCGCACAGAACCGCCTCAAGTCCGTTACGGATATGCTCAAGACTCCGGAAATCGATTGGCTTGTACAGGACAAGATTCACCGCTCCGGCCTCTTCCAAATCTTCGGCGCTTCCTACACCGGCAAGACCCTTCTGATTCTTGACCTCACCATGAGTTGGTGCGCCGGTCTTCCTGAATGGCAGGGCTACAAGCTCAACAACGACGGGAAGCCACAGGATGCCGTCTACGTGGCCGCTGAGGGTGGAGCAGCCCTATCTGTGCACGTTGACGCTTGGCTCAAGTACCACAAGGACGTAGACCCTTCCCGCCTCAATGGCTTGCTCTTCCTCGACGGTGGAGAAGGTCACCACATGTTCCTAGGCATCGGTAAAGAGCAGCCGGACCCCGAAGACGGCTTTATGAGGCTCGCCCGTGAGATCAACGAAGCCGAGATTAACCCCTCGCTGGTGGTCTTCGATACTCAGATTGACCTTGCCCCAGGAATCGACGAGAACAGCAATACCGACATGGTTGGAGTGCTCCGAGAGGTCAAGCGACTAGGCGACTCCCTAGGCTTCATGGCTATCGTTGTCCACCACACAGGCCACGACGGCAACAAGGCACGTGGAGCCTCCGGCATGATGGGCAAGTGCGACGTACAGGCCAAGCTCACAAGCATTGGTGAGCGCTCCGGCAAGGCCAAGCTCGAATGGACGAAGGTCAAAGGCCGCGCCCAGCCTGAGGACACAATCAGCTACAAGATTTCCGGATACAAGGAACTCGACTGGCTCGACTCCGAAGGTGCCGTGTGCGTTCCCCTGTCCAAGCTGGAACAGGCCTACGCGGTACAAGAGGCAACACGTCCGACTGATGAGCTACAGCGAAACATCATGAACGCCATCAACATCGGCAAGACCTCCTCACGTGCCATTGCCGAAGAGATCGGCATCAACAAGGACTCTCCGAAGCTCCGTGAGGCTCTTGTGTGGATGCAAGAGGCAAACCTCATCACCAAGACAGGATCAGGCCCCAAGACCGCCTATTCCTTGTCTGCTATGTCTGTCTCGCCTTCCGAGTACTAA
- a CDS encoding phage major capsid protein, which translates to MTERFSEGQLVSFSEKRGTLRYKLAPYNEKARDRDATFAEGSIDFSNAEGAIVNVEHDKYRPIGKLSQLESKPDGLYATVTLADTTLGRDTFTEAKEGLRTGISMELSEMTPSSGLITKATLSGAGICVNPALGSARLISAFSEDTTEEETEEQAPESPDSEEPGTEETAEAEAEAPTEKEDDMSENAAVPTALAAANSGATPNSLREVAAVFASRDARLVSNLEDAGVLGESPAMFALTNITNTAHKDNVEQPAWLGELWSGKDYVRKYAPLVNSGSLTSWKVEGFKWTALPTVGDYAGDLADIPSTGATSTYYSTEALRLAGGVKVDRKFVDFGNTDTIASLLKGAASDYARKSDAKVINFIKTNAQNVTAGTVPAGVAPAAAKIVDGALAMIDFATPSFAIVGLTAYRELVLTKENDSLKYIESNANLEEGSLAGFKIIPSADVAANDVYVGAKEAVTFFELGGSPIRVEALDVSKGGLDEALFGYYALVLNDARGLKKIV; encoded by the coding sequence ATGACTGAACGATTTAGCGAAGGTCAGCTAGTCAGCTTCTCCGAGAAGCGCGGAACACTCCGTTACAAGCTGGCCCCATACAACGAAAAGGCACGCGACCGAGACGCGACTTTTGCTGAGGGAAGTATCGACTTCTCAAATGCTGAGGGCGCAATCGTGAATGTTGAGCATGACAAGTACCGCCCAATCGGGAAGCTCTCCCAGCTTGAGAGCAAGCCGGATGGACTCTACGCAACAGTCACGCTGGCCGACACAACTCTAGGCCGCGACACCTTCACCGAAGCCAAGGAAGGCCTCCGTACAGGCATCTCCATGGAGCTATCGGAGATGACTCCAAGCTCTGGCCTCATCACTAAAGCAACCCTCTCCGGAGCCGGTATTTGCGTCAATCCGGCGCTTGGCTCCGCTCGCCTCATCTCCGCTTTCTCCGAGGACACAACCGAGGAAGAGACCGAAGAGCAAGCCCCAGAATCTCCCGACTCAGAAGAGCCAGGAACCGAAGAAACCGCCGAAGCAGAAGCAGAGGCACCCACCGAAAAGGAAGACGATATGTCTGAAAACGCCGCTGTACCTACAGCACTTGCCGCTGCCAACAGTGGCGCTACTCCTAACAGCCTCCGTGAAGTTGCGGCTGTCTTCGCCTCTCGCGACGCTCGCCTAGTCTCTAACCTTGAAGACGCTGGCGTACTGGGTGAAAGCCCGGCAATGTTCGCCCTTACCAACATCACCAACACAGCCCACAAGGACAACGTTGAGCAGCCTGCATGGCTTGGTGAGCTTTGGAGCGGTAAGGATTACGTCCGCAAGTATGCACCTCTCGTAAACTCTGGCTCGCTGACCTCTTGGAAGGTTGAGGGCTTCAAGTGGACCGCTCTGCCAACCGTTGGTGACTACGCCGGAGACCTTGCCGACATCCCAAGCACCGGCGCTACTTCCACTTACTACAGCACTGAGGCTCTTCGCCTTGCTGGTGGTGTGAAGGTTGACCGCAAGTTCGTTGACTTCGGCAACACTGACACCATTGCATCCCTGCTTAAGGGTGCCGCTTCCGACTACGCACGTAAGTCTGATGCCAAGGTCATTAACTTCATTAAGACCAACGCTCAGAACGTTACTGCCGGAACTGTTCCCGCTGGTGTTGCTCCTGCTGCCGCAAAGATCGTTGACGGTGCTCTTGCAATGATCGACTTTGCAACTCCGTCCTTCGCAATTGTTGGCCTCACCGCTTACCGCGAACTCGTCCTTACAAAGGAAAACGATTCGCTCAAGTACATCGAATCCAACGCAAACCTTGAGGAAGGTTCGCTTGCCGGATTCAAGATCATCCCTTCCGCAGACGTAGCCGCAAATGACGTTTACGTAGGTGCCAAGGAAGCCGTTACGTTCTTCGAACTTGGTGGCTCCCCTATCCGCGTTGAGGCTCTGGACGTTTCCAAGGGTGGCCTTGACGAAGCTCTCTTCGGTTACTACGCGCTAGTCCTCAACGACGCTCGCGGCCTCAAGAAGATCGTCTAA
- a CDS encoding HNH endonuclease, whose translation MLPSPCSICGRVVTADMQWQADHITPRVIAEAQGWTANDIDSPSNIAPSHASCNARSGAKVGNQLRSKAQPPTRHVPNVKRPTLKPFSDGITNTPAVAPQILSPEAAQDDR comes from the coding sequence ATGCTGCCTAGCCCTTGCTCTATCTGTGGCCGAGTAGTCACCGCTGATATGCAGTGGCAAGCGGACCACATCACACCTCGCGTAATCGCTGAGGCTCAAGGCTGGACAGCCAACGACATTGATAGCCCGAGCAACATTGCACCAAGCCATGCATCATGCAATGCAAGGTCAGGCGCAAAGGTTGGCAATCAACTTCGATCAAAGGCCCAGCCCCCTACCCGCCACGTTCCAAACGTGAAGCGTCCGACTCTCAAGCCTTTTTCTGACGGGATCACCAATACCCCGGCTGTTGCCCCTCAAATTCTCTCCCCTGAGGCGGCACAGGATGACCGCTGA
- a CDS encoding phage portal protein — MGILSNAIDLLGYSTATGFPQTTQVTGVFSPSTLALAVFPDVDTSQFPVDAATALTVPAVSRGIQIVSSVGSRLPLTTNGADLPWLNSSVGAITPAKRTSSLIQDLIFYNDSLIQVERDASGFVSGYLHIPHSLWSLDAQGNILVNGKTVPANQYVYIPGLMPMGFLEAARDSVRQYRNIMATVNNRVAVPEPVVLTKETQPSEATPEEIDEMREHLQSALTGRGGMVHIPYGLDITGFGATDSANSLMLDAREALRKDLANFLGITVGLLDGSTGDSNTYNNAVDERNELLELTIKSFTEPIADRLSQDDVTPPGVKVSVDYSTFKTNVSKANTESPVIPNA, encoded by the coding sequence TTGGGAATTCTTTCTAACGCGATTGACCTACTTGGCTACAGCACAGCCACAGGCTTTCCGCAGACCACACAAGTAACAGGTGTTTTCTCACCTTCGACGCTTGCCCTTGCCGTCTTCCCTGACGTTGATACTTCTCAGTTCCCGGTAGATGCCGCTACAGCGCTCACCGTTCCCGCAGTCTCACGCGGAATCCAAATCGTCTCTTCCGTAGGCTCTCGCCTGCCCCTCACCACTAACGGCGCTGACCTTCCATGGCTCAACTCTTCCGTTGGTGCCATCACTCCTGCCAAGCGCACAAGCTCCCTGATTCAAGACCTCATTTTCTACAATGACTCCCTCATTCAGGTTGAGCGTGACGCCTCCGGCTTTGTCTCTGGCTACCTCCACATTCCACATTCCCTTTGGTCCCTCGACGCACAGGGAAACATCCTCGTAAACGGCAAGACCGTACCCGCAAATCAGTACGTATACATTCCTGGCCTCATGCCAATGGGCTTCCTAGAGGCCGCTCGCGACTCCGTACGCCAGTACCGAAACATCATGGCGACGGTAAATAACCGTGTAGCTGTACCGGAACCCGTAGTGCTCACCAAGGAAACGCAGCCTTCGGAAGCAACTCCCGAAGAAATTGATGAAATGCGTGAGCACCTACAGTCCGCGCTTACTGGCCGTGGCGGAATGGTTCACATTCCCTACGGTCTGGATATCACGGGCTTTGGTGCTACGGATTCCGCAAACTCCCTCATGCTGGATGCTCGCGAAGCACTCCGCAAAGACCTTGCAAACTTCCTAGGCATCACCGTTGGTCTACTCGACGGAAGCACCGGAGATTCCAACACGTACAACAACGCGGTTGATGAGCGCAACGAGCTTCTAGAGCTAACGATCAAGAGCTTTACGGAGCCAATTGCAGACCGTCTATCCCAAGACGACGTAACCCCTCCCGGCGTAAAGGTCAGCGTCGATTACTCGACCTTCAAGACCAACGTCAGCAAAGCCAATACCGAAAGCCCGGTGATCCCTAATGCCTGA